Proteins from a single region of Primulina tabacum isolate GXHZ01 chromosome 5, ASM2559414v2, whole genome shotgun sequence:
- the LOC142544850 gene encoding uncharacterized protein LOC142544850 yields the protein MERFFNQLCHISKEQEIMNTSFPNNQENPLYDDLFIYQKCNFIPENEIGLGAMLLPDPSKEVSQPRSTTVANLVVKQEPLEITEPESSTKDNEVASCMIEIKKSSSE from the coding sequence ATGGAAAGGTTCTTCAATCAGCTATGTCATATCTCAAAAGAACAAGAGATCATGAACACCAGCTTTCCAAATAATCAAGAGAACCCTTTGTACGACGATTTGTTCATTTACCAGAAATGCAATTTTATACCTGAAAACGAGATAGGTCTCGGGGCTATGCTTCTTCCAGATCCTTCAAAAGAAGTTAGTCAGCCAAGATCGACTACAGTAGCCAATTTAGTCGTTAAACAAGAGCCATTGGAAATCACTGAGCCTGAATCGTCTACAAAGGATAATGAAGTTGCTTCTTGCATGATAGAAATCAAGAAAAGCTCGTCGGAGTAA
- the LOC142547008 gene encoding uncharacterized protein LOC142547008, translating to MGKAHNKRLPVVQHQQSDGTAVSTATLLCRRCWLTLFTLKCAVVLLLGVAAFLSAVLSILPIRYRHAGFDAKDSIKLAATVQAYFELHKPVSEFIPYIRRLEYDINGEIGVPYSKVVVLSMHQASVSDPTNVVFGFLFDSINNSMYPVSLSLLKSSLVDLFLQQYNLTLTSSIFGSTSSFEILKFPGGITIIPEPAAMILQIPQILFKFTLNSSIYDIKENILELKEQLRMGLQLMPNEVVLIHVTNNKGSTKDPPVTLEASVVSDIGSLQPQRLKQIARIIARSPPAENLGLNHTVFGKVKEISLSSFLKHSLHAPTPTPSPSPCPSPSPSPSPEHIPLMAPSFSPSFPPKFQHSLSPCPNCYTSSPSDAGQIFAPSPPPISNSPEPSVAPSNQRRVPTDPPGSSPTSHPSQICPDLSPSTHFEPPLAGPARHVSRSLSPLASVSHASRGLDERSENSFMSTPHVSSSFKSTSCTICKLIWWFSLTGLLAFLLMGTP from the exons ATGGGGAAAGCTCACAACAAGAGACTGCCGGTTGTGCAGCATCAACAGTCTGATGGCACCGCTGTTTCTACGGCGACCTTACTCTGCCGGAGATGTTGGCTGACACTCTTCACTCTCAAATGCGCCGTCGTGTTATTGCTCGGTGTCGCTGCTTTTCTTTCTGCCGTTTTATCTATCCTCCCTATTCGTTATCGGCACGCTGGATTTGATGCTAAAGACTCCATCAAGCTTGCTG CCACTGTTCAAGCATACTTTGAACTTCATAAACCAGTTTCAGAATTTATTCCATACATAAGAAGATTAGAATATGATATCAATGGGGAGATAGGTGTCCCATACTCAAAG GTCGTTGTTCTTTCCATGCACCAGGCCAGTGTGTCGGATCCGACCAACGTGGTGTTTGGATTCCTTTTTGATTCAATCAATAATTCAATGTATCCTGTGTCCTTAAGTCTGCTCAAGTCGTCCTTAGTAGATTTGTTTCTTCAACAATACAACTTGACATTGACCTCTTCAATTTTTGGATCTACATCttcatttgaaattttgaaatttcctGGTGGGATCACTATTATACCAGAGCCAGCTGCAATGATCTTACAGATACCTCAGATCCTGTTTAAGTTCACTCTCAACAGCtcaatttatgatataaaagaaaatattttggagCTCAAGGAACAGCTAAGAATGGGATTGCAGTTGATGCCCAATGAG GTAGTGTTAATACATGTAACCAACAATAAGGGCTCCACAAAAGATCCACCAGTTACACTTGAAGCTTCAGTTGTGTCTGACATAGGAAGTTTACAGCCACAAAGATTGAAACAGATAGCACGAATAATTGCCAGATCCCCTCCTGCAGAAAATCTTGGCCTTAATCATACTGTCTTTGGCAAAGTCAAGGAAATTAGCTTATCCTCATTTCTAAAGCATTCACTTCATGCACCAACACCAACTCCATCTCCTTCCCCATGTCCATCTCCATCTCCATCTCCATCTCCGGAGCATATCCCATTAATGGCACCATCATTTTCTCCATCCTTTCCACCTAAATTTCAGCATTCGCTCTCACCTTGTCCCAACTGCTATACCTCTTCACCGTCTGATGCTGGCCAGATTTTCGCCCCCAGTCCACCTCCAATATCTAATTCCCCTGAACCTTCAGTAGCTCCTAGCAATCAACGTCGCGTTCCCACCGATCCACCTGGTTCTTCGCCTACTTCTCATCCTAGCCAAATATGTCCTGATTTGTCCCCTTCTACCCACTTTGAGCCACCTCTTGCAGGTCCTGCACGGCATGTTTCTCGAAGTCTTTCTCCACTGGCTTCTGTTTCACATGCTTCTCGAGGTCTGGATGAAAGGAGTGAGAACAGTTTCATGTCTACACCACATGTTTCATCATCCTTCAAATCTACGTCAT GTACCATCTGCAAGTTAATCTGGTGGTTCTCCTTAACTGGGCTCTTGGCGTTTCTCCTCATGGGGACACCATAA